One part of the Microthrixaceae bacterium genome encodes these proteins:
- a CDS encoding DUF2079 domain-containing protein: MALSGPNFTSAFGRHWHGIGVSVDAIVGAVSRPLEPTMERWRASTGLRRRAPLVVVAVVVAVYTLLFAVLQWKRHEYFGTFDYDLGMYDNGIWQTAHGRNFMTTRGMNLFGHHANLGFLLFVPFYWIGVGGPHFLNVMNLLGIVATSVPIFLLARTHLRSNWAGAWLVVVYLAHFSPQWMIQETFHAESLALPFVVGAFYTASVRRWRWYWVCIFGAVIWKEDIALATAMIGLAVGLMLRERRVALATIGVSMLWFVLATRLIMPAFDQHSVFDGLFGPLGNNSTEVVVGAVTDPGPFADTVLCHGFWDGSLHEADPGRTDIVCPSGQILEEVYPPPRGFATLMQPFGYVGLLSPILLLVGLPQHLVNSATMQPFTWDLRWHYALMPFAGVLLATVWSVVKRKRAIVAWALISMLVVGVVTTHDRGIGPWGADFSRGYWRVVDDPTNQVYREVMAEIDGDDVVSTNYFFVPHLSHREYIYTFPNPWRLSNYGAAGSTVEPPDPATVDVVLIDRARLNATDQMLFDEVRNSGDFEVVTHRVATPPDRVADLYLLRRRAP, translated from the coding sequence ATGGCTCTATCGGGTCCGAACTTCACCAGCGCATTCGGTCGTCACTGGCACGGGATCGGAGTCAGCGTCGACGCGATCGTCGGTGCCGTGAGCCGCCCGCTCGAACCGACGATGGAGCGCTGGCGTGCATCGACGGGACTGCGCCGGCGAGCCCCACTGGTTGTCGTTGCGGTCGTCGTGGCGGTCTACACGCTGCTCTTCGCGGTGCTGCAATGGAAGCGACACGAGTACTTCGGCACCTTCGACTACGACCTCGGCATGTACGACAACGGCATCTGGCAGACCGCCCATGGCCGCAACTTCATGACGACGCGGGGCATGAACCTGTTCGGGCACCACGCAAACCTTGGATTCCTGTTGTTCGTCCCCTTCTATTGGATCGGAGTCGGCGGCCCCCACTTCCTGAACGTGATGAACCTGCTGGGGATCGTCGCCACGTCGGTGCCCATCTTCCTGTTGGCCCGCACACACCTGCGCTCGAACTGGGCGGGGGCGTGGCTGGTCGTGGTGTATCTGGCTCACTTCTCGCCGCAGTGGATGATCCAGGAGACGTTCCACGCCGAAAGCCTGGCGTTACCGTTCGTGGTCGGGGCGTTCTACACAGCCTCGGTGAGACGGTGGCGCTGGTACTGGGTGTGCATCTTCGGCGCCGTGATCTGGAAGGAGGACATCGCTCTAGCGACGGCGATGATCGGACTCGCCGTCGGGCTCATGCTTCGCGAGCGTCGAGTCGCGTTGGCGACGATCGGGGTGTCGATGCTGTGGTTCGTCCTCGCGACGCGCCTGATCATGCCGGCGTTCGATCAGCACTCGGTGTTCGACGGATTGTTCGGCCCCCTCGGCAACAATTCGACCGAGGTGGTGGTCGGCGCGGTGACCGATCCCGGGCCCTTCGCCGACACCGTGCTGTGTCACGGATTCTGGGACGGGTCGCTTCACGAAGCAGACCCTGGTCGCACCGACATCGTGTGCCCGTCCGGCCAGATCCTCGAGGAGGTGTACCCTCCGCCTCGAGGATTCGCGACGCTCATGCAGCCGTTCGGATACGTCGGGCTACTCAGTCCCATCCTGTTGCTGGTCGGGCTGCCCCAGCACCTCGTCAACTCGGCCACGATGCAGCCATTCACCTGGGACCTTCGCTGGCACTACGCGCTCATGCCCTTTGCCGGGGTGCTGTTGGCCACCGTGTGGAGCGTGGTGAAACGCAAACGCGCGATCGTCGCTTGGGCGCTGATCTCGATGCTGGTGGTCGGCGTCGTCACGACCCATGACCGGGGTATCGGCCCGTGGGGGGCCGACTTTTCGCGGGGGTACTGGCGGGTTGTCGACGATCCGACCAATCAGGTGTACCGCGAGGTCATGGCCGAAATCGACGGCGACGACGTCGTGTCGACCAACTATTTCTTCGTGCCACACCTGTCTCATCGCGAGTACATCTACACGTTTCCGAACCCGTGGCGGCTGTCGAACTACGGAGCTGCAGGCTCGACCGTCGAGCCCCCCGACCCGGCGACCGTGGACGTGGTGCTGATCGACCGTGCGCGCTTGAACGCCACAGATCAGATGTTGTTCGACGAAGTGCGCAACAGCGGCGATTTCGAGGTGGTGACCCACCGGGTGGCCACGCCGCCCGATCGCGTTGCCGATCTCTACCTGTTGAGGCGTCGCGCCCCCTGA
- the bfr gene encoding bacterioferritin: protein MQGNAEVIDVLNEVLTAELTAINQYFVHAKMCSNWGYNRLAHHIRDESIDEMRHAEELIDRVLYLDGVPNLQRLYALRVGEDVVEQFNNDLAVEREAVDRLRRGIALCNEVADHGTRQLFEKILVAEEEHIDWLETQLTTIEQIGVQNYLSEQLGEHPSH, encoded by the coding sequence ATGCAGGGCAATGCCGAGGTCATCGACGTTCTCAACGAGGTACTCACCGCCGAACTCACGGCGATCAACCAGTACTTCGTCCACGCCAAGATGTGCTCCAACTGGGGGTACAACCGTTTGGCTCACCACATCCGCGACGAGTCCATCGACGAGATGCGCCACGCCGAGGAACTCATCGACCGGGTCCTGTATCTCGACGGTGTGCCGAACCTTCAGCGGCTGTATGCGTTGCGCGTCGGCGAGGACGTCGTCGAGCAGTTCAACAACGATCTGGCCGTCGAGCGCGAGGCGGTCGACCGCCTGCGACGCGGCATCGCGTTGTGCAACGAGGTCGCCGACCACGGCACGCGCCAACTCTTCGAAAAGATCCTCGTCGCCGAGGAAGAACACATCGACTGGCTCGAAACCCAGCTCACCACGATCGAACAGATCGGCGTGCAGAACTACCTGAGCGAGCAGCTCGGCGAGCACCCCTCGCACTGA
- a CDS encoding (2Fe-2S)-binding protein, whose translation MLVCSCNAVFEGAVRKAVSGGAACVDEVSTMCGAGTDCGSCIDHIEEIIDEVNTEVRVSIQAA comes from the coding sequence ATGCTCGTGTGCTCATGCAACGCAGTATTTGAGGGAGCCGTTCGCAAGGCGGTCTCGGGGGGCGCTGCGTGCGTCGATGAGGTCAGCACCATGTGCGGTGCCGGCACCGATTGTGGCTCGTGTATCGACCACATCGAAGAGATCATCGACGAGGTGAACACCGAGGTTCGGGTTTCAATCCAGGCGGCGTAA
- a CDS encoding thiol oxidoreductase: MKIRPWHGVFAIVLAASAFAIGACSEGEPGGDGGAGGGGEAGGVADEAEFPEWIDVAPDFLVERLGGPTSAREFRGRPFNQSARSLSNEEFRRFGSGALVFDRHFVAEDGLGPVFNADSCLSCHLDGVDDSDAATVDDEGETVQREQGGAGRGGDPGPGLLLRLSVPGASADGSPNPEPTYGLQLQDQAVGPASAEGTVKVTWSTETVTYPDGTTVELRRPRFDIDELSSGPLAADAMTSPRIAPTMTGMGLLEAIPEAALRAAGDPDDADGDGISGRVNEVWDRSTATTTVGRFGWKAGQPTVLQQSAAALHDDMGMTNRVFPATCDNQGSACDPTSHDDAAVDLDDERLDLQVFYNRTLAVPIARNLDDPAVIRGANTFVEIGCSSCHTTTQRSGPDEVAGLANVEFHPFTDLLLHDMGPGLADGRPEFGASGSEWRTPPLWTVGRRGEVTGFENFLHDGRARTIEEAILWHGGEAEAVRGRFMALAQRRRHDLIEFIGAL, from the coding sequence GTGAAGATTCGTCCGTGGCACGGCGTCTTCGCGATCGTGCTCGCCGCGAGCGCGTTCGCGATCGGCGCCTGTTCCGAGGGTGAACCCGGCGGCGACGGTGGCGCTGGTGGAGGTGGTGAGGCCGGCGGTGTCGCCGACGAGGCCGAGTTTCCCGAATGGATCGATGTCGCCCCGGACTTTCTCGTCGAACGACTCGGCGGCCCGACCTCGGCTCGCGAGTTTCGCGGCCGGCCGTTCAACCAGTCGGCGAGGTCGTTGTCGAACGAGGAGTTTCGTCGCTTCGGTAGCGGGGCGCTGGTCTTCGACCGGCATTTCGTCGCCGAAGATGGGCTCGGCCCGGTGTTCAACGCGGATTCCTGTCTGAGCTGCCACCTCGACGGCGTGGACGACTCCGACGCGGCGACCGTGGACGACGAGGGCGAAACCGTCCAGCGCGAGCAGGGGGGTGCCGGTCGCGGAGGCGATCCGGGACCCGGCCTGTTGTTGCGCCTGTCGGTTCCCGGGGCGTCGGCCGACGGCTCGCCGAACCCGGAGCCGACCTACGGCCTGCAACTCCAGGACCAGGCGGTCGGGCCGGCGAGCGCGGAGGGGACCGTGAAGGTGACCTGGTCCACCGAGACCGTCACCTACCCCGACGGGACCACGGTGGAGTTGCGCCGCCCGAGGTTCGACATCGACGAGTTGTCCTCGGGGCCGCTGGCCGCCGATGCGATGACCTCGCCACGGATCGCCCCCACGATGACCGGCATGGGCCTGCTCGAGGCGATACCCGAGGCCGCCCTGCGCGCGGCTGGCGACCCCGACGACGCCGATGGCGACGGGATCTCCGGACGTGTCAACGAGGTGTGGGACCGCAGCACCGCGACGACGACCGTCGGCCGGTTCGGGTGGAAGGCCGGCCAACCCACGGTGCTGCAACAGAGCGCCGCCGCCCTGCACGACGACATGGGCATGACCAACCGGGTGTTTCCCGCGACGTGTGACAACCAGGGCAGCGCATGCGATCCGACGTCACACGACGACGCGGCGGTCGACCTCGACGACGAACGGCTCGATCTGCAGGTGTTCTACAACCGCACCCTCGCCGTGCCGATCGCCCGCAACCTCGACGACCCAGCGGTGATTCGTGGCGCGAACACCTTCGTCGAGATCGGGTGTTCCTCGTGTCACACGACGACCCAGCGGAGCGGGCCCGACGAGGTGGCCGGCCTCGCGAACGTCGAGTTTCATCCGTTCACCGATCTGTTGTTGCACGACATGGGACCCGGGCTCGCCGACGGCCGACCCGAATTCGGCGCGAGCGGATCGGAGTGGCGCACACCGCCGTTGTGGACCGTCGGCAGACGCGGCGAGGTGACCGGTTTCGAGAATTTCCTGCACGACGGACGGGCCCGGACGATCGAGGAGGCGATCCTGTGGCACGGGGGCGAGGCCGAGGCGGTCCGTGGGCGGTTCATGGCGTTGGCACAACGTCGTCGGCACGACCTGATCGAGTTCATCGGCGCGCTGTGA
- a CDS encoding DUF2804 domain-containing protein has translation MTVSSERELTEPVDLCDSAGHLNPEAIGWSRVPLHRANLRGAYGRKKRWDYWCFINSDLYVAVTYADVDYLGITAVWIHQPSTGFTASIEPPAPFARGFVHTERSGVGTMSVRNAVRLGNGPVGLRIEDRPDATLIKVTAERTAWGPLDLDVAVERPEGHESLNVVIPWSLRRFQYTAKDNSRRVRGHISIGDRRFDLGAEGDETTWGILDVGRGLWRYNNRWNWASGSGIASGGAVVGLQFGGKWTEGTGYNENALCVDGRLHKIHNELSWDYDWDHPLRPWRVIDPVGGLVEATLSPTHDRHSKVSIGVLSMEVHQVFGTWAGTITSESGDLVTFDAVVGFAEEARNRW, from the coding sequence ATGACCGTGTCGAGTGAACGAGAACTGACCGAACCCGTCGACCTGTGCGATTCGGCCGGGCACCTCAACCCCGAGGCCATCGGCTGGTCGCGGGTGCCGTTGCACCGAGCGAATCTCCGCGGTGCCTACGGGCGCAAGAAGCGCTGGGACTACTGGTGTTTCATCAACTCCGACCTCTACGTGGCGGTGACCTACGCGGACGTCGACTATCTCGGCATCACGGCGGTGTGGATCCATCAACCCTCCACGGGGTTCACCGCGTCGATCGAGCCCCCGGCGCCGTTCGCCCGCGGATTCGTGCACACCGAACGGAGCGGCGTCGGCACCATGTCGGTGCGCAACGCAGTGCGGCTGGGTAACGGACCGGTCGGCCTGCGCATCGAGGACCGACCGGATGCGACGCTCATCAAGGTGACCGCCGAACGCACGGCGTGGGGGCCACTCGACCTCGACGTCGCGGTCGAGCGACCCGAGGGGCACGAGTCGCTCAACGTCGTCATCCCGTGGTCGCTGCGCCGGTTTCAGTACACCGCGAAGGACAACTCCCGCCGCGTGCGGGGTCACATCTCGATCGGCGATCGTCGATTCGATCTCGGAGCCGAGGGCGACGAGACGACCTGGGGCATCCTCGACGTCGGCCGGGGGTTGTGGCGTTACAACAACCGCTGGAACTGGGCGAGCGGTTCGGGAATCGCGAGCGGGGGAGCGGTGGTCGGACTCCAGTTCGGCGGCAAGTGGACCGAGGGCACCGGGTACAACGAGAACGCCCTGTGCGTGGACGGCCGCCTCCACAAGATCCACAACGAGTTGTCCTGGGACTACGACTGGGACCACCCACTGCGACCGTGGCGGGTGATCGACCCGGTGGGCGGGTTGGTCGAGGCGACCCTCAGCCCCACCCACGACCGGCACAGCAAGGTGTCGATCGGAGTGTTGTCGATGGAGGTCCATCAGGTCTTCGGCACCTGGGCGGGCACGATTACCTCCGAGTCCGGCGACCTCGTTACTTTTGACGCCGTCGTCGGTTTTGCGGAAGAAGCGCGCAACCGGTGGTGA
- a CDS encoding PH domain-containing protein, which translates to MDDRWHRPWLMRLLPDRRIEQFLSEGEHVLRDTRPSFKVWFLGVFDVIVAGVLMLAVVVAAADVAVTKMALVLWAVLAVHLVVEFVRFAFTRYVVTDHRAISWSGVYHDRFEWISWRKVTDVSVHSSLGERLLKTATIRVHSANEATGFKTMKGVPNPLEYAQLIADLVNASQGPVTLRPDGAQPSLRD; encoded by the coding sequence ATGGATGACCGCTGGCATCGCCCGTGGTTGATGCGGCTCCTGCCGGATCGTCGCATCGAGCAATTTCTCAGCGAGGGCGAGCACGTGCTGCGAGACACGCGACCGTCGTTCAAGGTGTGGTTCCTGGGCGTGTTCGATGTGATCGTCGCCGGGGTGCTGATGCTCGCGGTCGTCGTGGCGGCGGCCGACGTCGCGGTCACCAAGATGGCGCTGGTGCTGTGGGCCGTGTTGGCGGTTCACCTCGTCGTCGAATTCGTCCGGTTCGCCTTCACCCGCTACGTCGTCACCGACCATCGAGCGATCAGTTGGTCCGGGGTGTACCACGACCGCTTCGAGTGGATCTCCTGGCGCAAGGTCACCGATGTTTCGGTGCACTCGTCGCTCGGCGAGCGCCTGCTCAAGACGGCCACGATCCGCGTCCACAGTGCCAATGAGGCCACCGGGTTCAAGACGATGAAGGGCGTGCCGAACCCGTTGGAGTACGCCCAGCTGATCGCCGATCTGGTCAACGCGTCGCAGGGACCGGTGACGTTGAGGCCGGACGGCGCACAACCGTCGCTTCGCGACTGA
- a CDS encoding AMP-binding protein translates to METGSNGWNIADIWESHAAVVPNAPAIFFGDVELSWADFEDRAARLATVFSDAGLARDSKVALYLYNGPAYLDATFAAFKQRMVPVNVNYRYTDAELRYLLDNSDAEAIMVDTRFVDNVARLLPELPKVKVVVEVDETGLGPNPAGAQIPSLIAHADAVTTPPRAPRIERSLEDLWFLYTGGTTGMPKGVMWPHRSIIGAGATNFRPYATGTPDSIEFFAEVARAAHDGERAPLRLLPAAPLMHGTSALTSWGTLNASGAIVMLTGHSFDAEELITTIERRGVTNLTIVGDAFARPMLAALDTADERGEPVDLSSLRLVVSSGVMWSQQTKDALLARADVSCADLLGSSEGVGFANSVAKRNRSAPTARFKLGPDAQVFGDSGAPVVPGSGERGVLAVGGPIPVGYYKDEAKTAETFRTFEGRVWSVPGDFATVEADGTITLLGRGSVCINTAGEKVFVEEVEETLKRHEAVLDANVIGVPDDKWGNAVCAVVSLGDGTDGDDETAQALMDHCRETLAGYKVPKRIVFVPTVQRGPNGKADYRWAASAVSG, encoded by the coding sequence ATGGAAACGGGGTCGAACGGGTGGAACATCGCCGATATCTGGGAGTCGCACGCAGCGGTCGTGCCGAACGCCCCTGCGATTTTCTTCGGCGACGTTGAACTGAGCTGGGCCGACTTCGAGGATCGCGCGGCCCGACTCGCCACCGTGTTCAGCGACGCCGGACTCGCCCGGGACTCGAAGGTCGCGCTGTACCTCTACAACGGCCCCGCCTACCTCGACGCCACCTTCGCTGCATTCAAGCAGCGAATGGTTCCGGTGAACGTGAACTACCGCTACACCGACGCCGAACTGCGGTACCTGCTCGACAACTCCGATGCCGAGGCGATCATGGTCGACACCCGATTCGTCGACAACGTCGCCCGCCTGTTGCCGGAGTTGCCGAAGGTGAAGGTCGTCGTCGAGGTGGACGAGACCGGCCTCGGACCCAACCCCGCCGGCGCGCAGATCCCCAGTCTCATCGCCCACGCCGACGCGGTGACGACCCCGCCCCGGGCGCCACGAATCGAACGCAGTCTCGAGGACCTGTGGTTCCTCTACACCGGTGGCACCACCGGAATGCCCAAGGGCGTCATGTGGCCGCACCGGTCGATCATCGGGGCCGGCGCCACAAACTTTCGGCCCTACGCCACGGGAACCCCCGACTCGATCGAGTTTTTCGCCGAGGTCGCCCGAGCGGCCCATGATGGCGAGCGCGCGCCGCTGCGCCTGTTGCCTGCCGCACCGCTGATGCACGGCACCTCGGCGCTGACCAGCTGGGGAACGCTCAACGCCAGCGGGGCCATCGTGATGCTCACGGGCCACAGCTTCGACGCCGAGGAACTGATCACCACGATCGAACGTCGCGGTGTCACCAACCTCACCATCGTCGGCGACGCGTTCGCCCGGCCCATGCTCGCCGCGCTCGACACCGCCGACGAACGCGGGGAGCCGGTCGACCTGTCGAGCCTGCGACTCGTGGTCAGCTCGGGGGTGATGTGGAGCCAACAGACCAAGGACGCGCTCCTCGCCAGAGCAGACGTCTCATGTGCCGACTTGCTCGGCAGTTCCGAGGGGGTCGGTTTCGCCAATTCGGTCGCCAAACGCAATCGCTCGGCCCCGACCGCCCGTTTCAAGCTCGGCCCCGACGCCCAGGTGTTCGGCGATTCCGGTGCCCCGGTCGTGCCGGGGTCGGGGGAACGGGGCGTGCTGGCGGTCGGCGGGCCGATTCCCGTCGGCTACTACAAGGACGAGGCCAAGACCGCGGAGACGTTTCGCACCTTCGAGGGCCGCGTCTGGTCGGTGCCCGGCGACTTCGCCACGGTCGAAGCCGACGGCACCATCACCCTGCTCGGACGCGGCTCGGTGTGCATCAACACCGCTGGCGAGAAGGTGTTTGTCGAGGAGGTCGAGGAGACCCTGAAACGCCACGAAGCGGTGCTCGACGCCAACGTCATCGGCGTGCCGGACGACAAGTGGGGCAACGCCGTCTGTGCGGTGGTCAGCCTCGGCGACGGAACCGACGGTGACGACGAGACGGCACAAGCGCTCATGGACCACTGCCGTGAAACCCTCGCGGGTTACAAGGTGCCCAAACGCATCGTGTTCGTGCCGACGGTGCAACGCGGCCCCAACGGCAAGGCCGACTACCGCTGGGCGGCATCCGCGGTCTCGGGGTGA
- a CDS encoding TIGR03621 family F420-dependent LLM class oxidoreductase, giving the protein MAHPRRFRFGAELHRPFPDMTWAETAREVESLGYSTLFVPDHFQDQFAPIAALASAATATSDLKVGTLVLDNDYRHPVITAMEMATIDAISEGRLELGLGAGWKRLDYDQGGIAYDEPRVRVERFMEAVEVVRALFGDDPVNFSGDYYTITDMVGAPRPHTVGGPPLLLAGGARRMLRFAGQHAAIVGVNPSIHSGEVDAAAARDALSDRIDEKFSWVREGAGERFDDIEFNAWCSVATITDDPLGFAEMVAPGFGIAAEDAHTALDSPITMIGTLASLGEQLHRRRERWGYSYHVFADDAVRPMAPLVAAYRDA; this is encoded by the coding sequence ATGGCCCACCCACGACGTTTCCGATTCGGAGCCGAACTGCACCGACCGTTTCCCGACATGACCTGGGCTGAGACCGCCCGCGAGGTGGAGTCGCTCGGATACTCAACGCTGTTTGTTCCCGATCACTTTCAGGACCAGTTCGCACCGATCGCCGCGCTGGCGTCGGCGGCCACGGCCACCAGCGACCTGAAGGTCGGCACCCTCGTGTTGGACAACGACTACCGCCATCCGGTCATCACCGCGATGGAGATGGCGACGATCGACGCGATCAGCGAGGGTCGGCTCGAACTCGGCCTCGGCGCCGGTTGGAAGCGCCTCGATTATGACCAGGGCGGCATCGCGTATGACGAACCCCGCGTTCGCGTCGAGCGGTTCATGGAGGCGGTCGAGGTCGTTCGGGCGCTGTTCGGCGACGACCCCGTCAACTTCTCGGGCGACTACTACACGATCACCGACATGGTGGGTGCGCCGCGGCCTCACACGGTCGGTGGGCCTCCGTTGTTGCTCGCGGGCGGCGCCCGGCGCATGTTGCGCTTCGCTGGGCAGCACGCGGCGATCGTGGGGGTGAATCCGTCGATCCACTCGGGTGAGGTCGATGCGGCAGCGGCTCGCGACGCGCTCTCGGATCGCATCGATGAGAAGTTCTCCTGGGTGCGCGAGGGGGCGGGGGAGCGCTTCGACGACATCGAGTTCAACGCCTGGTGCAGCGTCGCGACCATCACCGACGATCCGCTCGGGTTCGCAGAGATGGTGGCGCCGGGCTTCGGCATCGCTGCAGAGGATGCGCACACCGCGCTCGACTCGCCCATCACGATGATCGGCACGCTGGCGAGTCTCGGCGAGCAACTGCACCGTCGACGTGAGCGCTGGGGCTACAGCTACCACGTGTTCGCCGACGACGCCGTGCGGCCGATGGCTCCACTCGTCGCCGCCTACCGCGACGCCTGA
- a CDS encoding mechanosensitive ion channel family protein, whose protein sequence is MFPDDWSDDLTNAVSTGLRLVVILVIAAIARWVAHRAISRVTRRMHVSLAGDGLTSTLAGTLSGPASVGRSEARAATIEAMSQSLVTWVLASIVTLLVLGELGINLAPLLAGAGIVGIALGFGAQSLVRDVLAGFFILVEDQFGVGDVIDVGTANGTVERISLRSTQLRDLNGTVWHVPNGTILTVGNKSQGWARAVVEVTIALSADIAAARRIMIEVAETMAQEERWRDAMALDAGPDDQGVSALTPVGATLRIVVTTEPKSQWAVERELRQRIKEAFDAAGISLEVPHIAPPVL, encoded by the coding sequence ATGTTTCCCGATGACTGGTCCGACGACCTGACCAATGCGGTATCGACCGGGCTGCGCCTCGTGGTCATCCTCGTGATCGCCGCCATCGCACGCTGGGTTGCCCACCGCGCCATTTCCAGGGTCACGCGGCGAATGCACGTCAGTCTCGCCGGCGATGGTCTCACCTCGACGTTGGCGGGGACGCTGAGTGGTCCGGCATCGGTCGGGCGCTCCGAGGCTCGTGCCGCCACCATCGAAGCGATGTCGCAGTCCCTCGTCACCTGGGTCCTCGCATCGATCGTCACCCTGTTGGTGTTGGGGGAGTTGGGGATCAACCTGGCTCCGCTGCTCGCGGGCGCAGGAATCGTCGGAATCGCGCTCGGCTTCGGGGCCCAGTCGCTGGTTCGCGACGTGCTGGCCGGATTCTTCATCCTCGTGGAGGACCAGTTCGGGGTCGGCGATGTGATCGACGTCGGAACCGCGAACGGCACGGTCGAGCGCATCTCGCTGAGAAGTACCCAGTTGCGCGATCTCAACGGCACGGTGTGGCACGTCCCCAACGGCACGATCCTCACCGTCGGAAACAAGAGCCAGGGGTGGGCCCGAGCGGTGGTCGAGGTCACCATCGCACTGTCGGCCGATATCGCCGCGGCGCGACGGATCATGATCGAGGTGGCCGAGACGATGGCGCAGGAGGAACGCTGGCGCGATGCCATGGCGCTCGACGCCGGCCCCGACGATCAGGGGGTGTCCGCACTGACCCCGGTGGGCGCGACGTTGCGGATCGTGGTGACCACCGAGCCCAAGTCGCAATGGGCCGTCGAGCGCGAGCTGCGCCAACGCATCAAAGAGGCCTTCGACGCCGCCGGCATCAGCCTGGAGGTCCCCCACATCGCGCCGCCGGTTCTTTAG